In Acidobacteriota bacterium, the sequence AGTCGCCAAAGTCATTGACCAGATCAAAGCCGCCAAGCCGCCCGATAAGTAAAAAGGCAAAAACAGCTATACGGTTTGCCAGTTTGCCGGAAATCGTTTAATGAAAATGTGGGCATTTGGTCGGCGTTTCCAAATCGCTCATTTCGTCGCTTGCGCCAAGCTTTACGCTGCCCCTGCTTTTCTGTAAAATCTTTCATTTGGAAATAGAGCATATTGGCGAGAATCTCATGACCTGTTCTCTAACCAGTGGCTTGCATTCCTTATTCTATAAATCCATTACATTCAGGATAGGCAATATATGAGTTCAACTACTATTCTCAACAACGTTGAAGAACGTCACATTGAAGAACTTGATGCCGTAACCATACGTTTTGCCGGCGACTCCGGCGATGGTATGCAGCTTACCGGCACGCAGTTCACGAATACTTCGGCGGTGCTTGGCAACGATGTTTCGACGCTGCCCGATTTTCCTGCTGAAATTCGCGCCCCGGCAGGCAGTTTGCCAGGCGTTTCCGGCTTTCAGTTAAATTTTTCCAATCACGATATTCGCACACCGGGCGATGAACCGCATGTGCTGGTGGCGATGAATCCTGCGGCTTTGAAGGTCAATCTTCCTGACCTCGAAAAAGGCGGCTTGCTTATCGTCAACACCGACGCTTTCAATGACAACAACTTGAAGAAAGCCGGTTATGCGACCAACCCGCTCGAAGACGATTCCTTGAGCGGTTATCGTTTGTTCAAAATTCCGATTACGACCGCTAACCGCGCTGCCTTGCGTGACGTTGTGCAAATTTCGTCCAAAGAGATGGATCGCTGCAAAAATTTCTGGGCGCTTGGACTCATGTACTGGCTCTATGACCGTCCGCTTGAACCGACCATGCGCTGGATTGAAGGCAAGTTCAAAAAGAATGCCGAAGTCGCCAAAGCCAACGTCACTGCCTTGAAAGCCGGTTTCGCTTACGCTGACGCTACGGAACTTTTCACCACCCATTATCGCGTTAAACGCGCCGCCATCGCGCCGGGTAAATATCGCAACATCACCGGCAACGAAGCCACCGCGCTCGGTTGCATTGCCGCAGCGGTGTTAGCCGAACGCCCGCTGTTTTACGCGAGCTACCCGATTACCCCTGCATCAGACATTTTGCATGCGCTCTCATCGTATAAAAATTTCGGCGTCAAGACCTTTCAAGCTGAAGATGAAATCGCCGCCATTTGTGCGGCAATCGGTGCCTCGTTTGCCGGACAATTGGGACTGACGGGAACCAGCGGTCCTGGACTCGCCTTGAAATCCGAAGCTCTGGGCTTAGCCGTAATGACCGAACTTCCACTGGTGGTCATCAATGTACAACGCGGCGGACCTTCAACAGGGCTTCCGACCAAGACCGAACAGGCAGACCTCTTGCAAGCCATGTTCGGGCGCAACGGCGAATGCCCGGTTGCGGTGGTTGCCGCAGCCAGTCCCGCAGACTGTTTCAACATGGCAATCGAAGCTTTCCGCATTGCCACGACTCACATGATTCCGGTGGTCTATTTGACCGACGGGTATCTGGGGAACGGCGCTGAACCCTGGCTGTTGCCCAAGATAGAAGAGTTGCCGCGCTTTGAAGTCAAATTCTATTCTGACCCGACGACCTTCAAAGCTTATTCGCGCAATCCTGAAACCCTGGCGCGTCCGTGGGCGGTTCCGGGAACCCCTGGGCTTGAACATCGCATCGGCGGCATCGAAAAACAGGACATCACCGGCAATGTTTCTTACGACCCGGAAAATCACATGCACATGGTGTTGACGCGCGCTAAAAAAGTTGACCTGATTGCCAATGACATTCCTGAACTGGAAATCTTCGGCGAACCGGAAGGGCGCGTGCTGGTGCTTGGCTGGGGTTCGACCTATGGCGCAATCACTTCGGCAGTCGAAGAGATGCAAAGCCAGGGCTATTCGGTTTCAAGCGCGCACCTGCGTTATCTCAATCCCTTCCCGAAAAACCTCGGCGAGGTGCTTGGGCGTTTTGACCGCGTGCTGGTGCCTGAACTCAATCTCGGACAACTTGCCCTGCTGCTCAGAGCGAAATACCTCATACCGGCGATTTCATTTGCGAAAGTCAAAGGCAAGCCGTTCAAGATCAGCGAACTCACGGCGAAGATTAAGGAAGTTTACGAAGATTAGTTAGGAAACGATGAAGTATGAATGATGAACAATCAGAAACTTTTCTTAGTTCATCATTCATACTTCAAAAGAGGAATCATTATGAGTGCAAATATAGAACAAGGTAACGGCGGCAACGTGGCTGCTACGATTAAACTCACGCGCAAAGATTATGTCTCCGACCAGGAAGTGCGCTGGTGTCCGGGATGCGGCGATTACGCCATCCTGGCGCAGATTCAAAAGGTCATGCCGGAACTTGGCATCAAACGCGAAAACACCGTGTTCGTTTCCGGCATCGGTTGTTCGAGCCGCTTTCCGTATTACATGAACACCTACGGGTTTCACACCATTCACGGGCGCGCCCCGGCGGTTGCCACCGGCATCAAAGCCGCCAACCCTGAACTCTCGGTCTGGGTCATCACCGGCGACGGCGACGCTTTATCCATTGGCGGCAATCACCTGATTCACGCCATTCGTCGCAACCTCGACATCAATATCATTTTATTCAACAATCGCATCTACGGACTCACCAAAGGGCAATACTCGCCGACTTCAGAATTCGGCAAGCGCACCAAATCGACGCCCTACGGGGTAATTGATTATCCTTTGAATCCGCTCTCCGTTGCGCTGGCGGCGGAATCCACTTTCGTTGCGCGTTCGGTTGATACCTTCACGGCGCATTTGCAAGACACCGTGACCCGCGCCATGAAACATAAAGGCGTATCATTTGTTGAAGTTTATCAAAACTGCAACATCTTCAATGACGGTGCCTATGATATGATTAAAGCGAACGACGCCAAGGATGAGCGAATGATTGAGTTGAAACACGGCGAACCGTTAGTGTTTGGCAAAGCACGCAACAAAGGGATTCGCATGCGCAGCGATATGCACTTGGAAGTCGTCGAACTCGGCGATGGCATCAGCACATCGGATTTAATTACGCACAATGAGAAAGCGACGGATTCCTATCTTGCCTATATGCTGAGCCGCATGGAATACCCCGATTATCCTGTGCCGATTGGCGTGTTCCGCAATGTTGAAAAGCCGACTTACGAAGACATGCTCGAAGACCAGATTAATTCGGTCATTGAAAAGATGGGACCGGGCAATCTCGAAAAACTCATGCACAGCGGCGACACCTGGGTTATTGAATAAAAGTCGAGAGTCAGAATAAAGTAGGAACGCTGAAGTATGAACGATGAACAACAGCAAAAGCTAGAGCGTTCATCGTTCATACTTCCGACTTCACACTTGCTTATTCGGACTTCAGACTCCAGACTCAAAACGGAGTAGTATCAATCCAATGAAATCTCGTTTTCTTGTTTTCCTCCTCACCATTTCTCTTTTGCCTCTTTCTGCCTTGCCGCTTAGAGCGGACAGCTACTCGCGAGAAATTACCGTCAACAACAACTCAAAAGACGAAACCCGCCGCTGGGAAATCACCGGCCCGTTTGGCGGCGATGTGCGGTCGCTGGTAGTTTCTCCCGATAATTCCGATTCATATTATGCGGGCACCAGCGACGGGCAACTGTTTCGTTCAACCGATGGCGCAAACAGTTGGCAACGCATCAAACCGGGCATCAACAAACGCGGGTTGTCGATTGACAATCTGGCAATTGACCCGCGCAATCCGCAAATCATGTACGCCGCAGCCTGGGCGGTCAATCCGAGCGTCAATAGCGAAATGGGAGTTTTTAAAAGCGAAGATGGCGGCGTGAATTGGAAACTGCTGAAAGACACCAAAGGCTTGCACATTCTCTCGCTCACCATCGCGCCTTCGGATTCCAATTATTTGCTTGCCGGTTCCAAAACCGGGCTTTACCGTTCGACCAATGCCGGTGACGATTGGCAATTGGTTGATACTTCTGCCTATCCTGAAATTAAAAATATCAACTCGGTTGCCTGCGACCCGCAAAACACCAATGTCATCTACTCCGGCACTCATCATCTGGCATGGAAAACCGTTGATGGCGGCGTGAATTGGAAGCTGATTCAAAAAGGTGTGCTCGATGATTCGGATATCATGGGCATCACGGTTGACCACGGCAATCCGAGTCTGGTGTACATCAATGCCTGTAGCGGCATCTATCGTTCGGAAAGCGCCGGTGAACGCTGGGCGAAAGTGCCGGGGATTCCCTTCAGTGCGCGTCGCACCTACGCGCTCACGCCGCATCCGACCAATCCGAAAATAGTTTTTGCGGGAACCAGTGAAGGTTTGTGGCGCACCAAAGATGGCGGCAGACGCTGGATGCTGCTCACCCCGAAAACCGTGGTGCTGAGAGCTGTCGTCATCCATCCCGATAAACCGTCGCGCGTCACCATCGCCACAGATGATTTCGGTGTACAAATTTCCGATGACCTCGGCGACAATTTCGTCGCTGCCAACACCGGTTTCATTCATCGTTATGTGATGGCGTTTATGTCCGACAGCAGCGAACGCGGTCGCCTGCTGGCAAGTGTTTATCATGATGTGAATGCCGGTAGCGTGTTTGTTTCGACCGACGGCGGCGAAACCTGGGAATCTTCTTCAAAGGGACTCGGTCCACGTGATGTTTTCGCTTTTCTTCAAGCCCAGGACAACCCTTCGCTGATTTATGCGGGCACCAATAACGGCGTCTATCGCTCAACCGATAAAGGTACAAGCTGGGCTTATGTCGGCAAAGAGGTCGTCAAAGAACCTACGAAAAAGACCACAAAAAAACCAACCCGCAAACGAGCAGCAAATTCGACTGCCGCAAATGAAACGATAAAAATTGCCGCGTTGCCAAATGCGCTCGGAGGTTATCAAACCGCTTCGATTCAAAAAAGTTCGAGTAAGAAACCGGCATCAAGCAAAGCCACAACCCGGAGCAAACCTGCGGCAAGCACGCAAAAGAAAAAACTTGCGAAAAAGCCCGTGACCCCCGAACCGGTCGAACCGCTGGGACCGGTGCTTGTGAACATTACCAATCAGGTTGATGACCTCGCTGAATTCTATGACGCCGACGGTCACAGGGTTTTGCTCGCTGCCACGATGGACGGACTCTATAAAACCGTTGATGAAACCAAAGGCTGGGAAAAGGTGGTGATTTCCGGTTATGACTTCAACGGGCGAGTGTTTTCCGTATTCGCTCCACAAAAAAGTCCCGGCAAAATTTTTGCTGGCACGCGACACGGGTTGTACATCTCGAAAGATTTCGGCACAACCTGGGAATTTGCCGAAAAGGGACCGACACCGGATGAATCGGTGAAAGCCATCGCGGCTGCCGCCAACGACCCGGACAGTATGCTGCTTGGCACCAATCAATTTGTTTATCGCTCGACCAACGGCGGGCGCACCTGGATACGCAAAGGCGGCGGATTAATCGCCGGCGATTATACCTCTGTGGCAATCAATCCGAATAACCCGGATGAAATGATGGTGACGGAATTTTCGCGCGGCGGCGTTTATCGCTCGCGTGACAAAGGCGTTTCGTGGGAACGCATCGATGCGGATTTGCCCAGTCGTCAGGTGTGGGCATTAATGTTCGATCCGTTTGAACGCAATCGCGTTTACGCCGGCAGTTTTTCAAGCGGCGTCTATATTTTAACAATTCAAAGAGGAGAAATAAGCACAGGACAGTAGGCAGTAGGCAGTAGGCGGTAGGCAGTTAGCGAAACATAAGGCTTTCATAATACCGATAGATTCAATTCGCTAATTTTTACTACTGTCAATTTACTGCCTACTGCCTACTGCCTACTGCCTACTGAATATGAAAATTCACGAATATCAAGGCAAACAACTTTTAGCGAAATATGGGGTGACGGTGCCGCGCGGCGTTGTGGTAACGAGCGTCGATGAAGTTCCTGCGGCTGTTGAACAACTCGGACTACCGGTTGTCGTCAAAGCGCAGATTCACGCGGGCGGGCGCGGCAAAGGCGGCGGCGTTAAACTTGCCAAAACCGCCGAAGAAGCCAAAGCACTCGCCGGACAAATTCTCGGCATGAATCTGGTCACCCATCAGACCGGCCCCGAAGGTCGTCTGGTTCGCACTCTGCTCATCGAAGAAGGACTGAAAATCAAACAGGAATTTTATTTAGGCATCGTGCTTGACCGCGCCATTTCGCAATTGGTGTTTATGGCATCAGCGGCGGGCGGCATGGATATTGAAGAGGTCGCCGCCCACGAACCGGAAAAGATTTTGAAAGAAGCGATTGACCCGGCGGTTGGACTTACGGCTTTTCAAGCCCGCAAACTCGCCTTCGGCATCGGCATTCCCAACGAATCCATCAACAAAGCTGTGAAATTTATGACCGCGTTGTATAAAGCCTTCGTCGAATCGGATGCTTCGCTTGCCGAAATCAATCCGTTTCTGCTTACGGAAGACGGCGAACTCTATGCGCTCGACGCCAAGTTGAATTTCGATGACAACGCTTTGTTTCGCCACAAAGACTATGAAGCCTTACGCGATTTGAACGAAGAGGAGCCGCTCGAAATCGAAGCCTCGAAGCATGATTTGAACTACATCAAGTTGGACGGCAACATCGGTTGTATGGTGAACGGCGCGGGGCTGGCGATGGCGACGATGGACATCATCAAACTGGCGGGCGGCGAACCGGCAAACTTCCTGGATGTCGGCGGCGGCGCTTCGCAGGAGCGCGTTGAAAATGCCTTTCGCATTCTGCTTTCCGATAAAAATGTGAAAGCCGTATTGATTAATATTTTCGGCGGCATTGTGCGCACAGACATGGTGGCAAGCGGCGTCGTGGCAGCGGCAAAAAATCTCGGCGTGAACATTCCGGTGGTCGTTCGTCTGGAAGGAACCAATGTCGAACTCGGTCGCAAAGTGATTGAAGAATCGGGTTTGAATTTCACCACCGCGTCAGGCATGAAAGACGCCGCTGAAAAAGTTGTGGCGCTTGCCGGGTAATCAAAAAAACTGCATTTAATCGCCGTTCATTAGCTTGACGTATTGCGCCAATGAACGGCGATGGCATTTCACCGCTTGCTATTTTCACCTTTATGCCGAGAAAAATCCGACAATTGATTGCCGAACTTGAAAACGCCGGATTTTTGAATCGCGGCGGTAAAGGCAGCCATCGAAATTTTTCCCATCCGAAAGGCGTGCGTATCACGATTTCTGGTAAACTTGGGGATGATGCAAAAGCCTATCAGGAACACGCTGTCAAAGAAGCGATTAGAGAGAGCAAAAAATGAAAGATTCGGCTCGTTATCTGAAAATTGTTGAATGGTCGGATGAAGATAGCTGTTACATCGGACGTTGCCCAAGTTTGATGCTTGGCGGCGTTCATGGCAATGATGAGTTGAAAGTCTATACGGAACTTTGTAAAGCGGTTGATGAGTGGATTGACATTTTAAAAGCGGAAGGTCAGCCTTTACCCGAACCGACATCAAGGTATGTCTATAAAAAACCGCTGCGACGACATTCAGGCAAGCAATCCAAAGTTGCGCCGCGCCATTGAAGGACGCCGCTGAAAAAGTTGTGGCGCTTGCCGGGTAAATAAAAAATCGGTTGGTCTGAATTTTTTAATCCAGACCAACCGCTCTCACCAATCAATTGCTTAACCTCACCTTTTCTCGCAAGGTTCATTCCAACGGGCGCGTGTACATAATTTCACTGGAAACTTTACCGCTTGCGGTATTCTTGACTTGAATCATCACGGTTTGACCGGGGGCAATCCATCTGCCGGATTTTGCGGCAATCACCAGGGTGGTCGGGTTGTCGATGTCGTTGGCGGTCTTCTTCTGGCGTTCGCCGTTGACGTAAATTTCGGTGGGCGATTCAAAGTTCACACCCGTAACCAGTAATTTTTTGCCTTTCACTTGTACGCTTTGAATTTGCGGCGTCTGACTGTCGGCAGGTGTTAATGCGAAAACATAAACCGCGCCGGGTTGCTGCGTATTCGCGCCGCTCGGGCTTTTTTGCGGAGTGCCAATCAGCATTTCGTCATTATTCAGAGCAACGCTTGAGCCGAAATAATCCAATGCCAAGCCATCATTAGCTGTGAGCCGGGCTTGCGGTTCCCACAGAGCGCCGTTGCGTTTGAATAAATAGGCTGTGCCTTGTTGCAGTTTGCCGTCTACGCGAGTGCTGTAAGCGCCAATA encodes:
- a CDS encoding 2-oxoacid:acceptor oxidoreductase subunit alpha — translated: MSSTTILNNVEERHIEELDAVTIRFAGDSGDGMQLTGTQFTNTSAVLGNDVSTLPDFPAEIRAPAGSLPGVSGFQLNFSNHDIRTPGDEPHVLVAMNPAALKVNLPDLEKGGLLIVNTDAFNDNNLKKAGYATNPLEDDSLSGYRLFKIPITTANRAALRDVVQISSKEMDRCKNFWALGLMYWLYDRPLEPTMRWIEGKFKKNAEVAKANVTALKAGFAYADATELFTTHYRVKRAAIAPGKYRNITGNEATALGCIAAAVLAERPLFYASYPITPASDILHALSSYKNFGVKTFQAEDEIAAICAAIGASFAGQLGLTGTSGPGLALKSEALGLAVMTELPLVVINVQRGGPSTGLPTKTEQADLLQAMFGRNGECPVAVVAAASPADCFNMAIEAFRIATTHMIPVVYLTDGYLGNGAEPWLLPKIEELPRFEVKFYSDPTTFKAYSRNPETLARPWAVPGTPGLEHRIGGIEKQDITGNVSYDPENHMHMVLTRAKKVDLIANDIPELEIFGEPEGRVLVLGWGSTYGAITSAVEEMQSQGYSVSSAHLRYLNPFPKNLGEVLGRFDRVLVPELNLGQLALLLRAKYLIPAISFAKVKGKPFKISELTAKIKEVYED
- a CDS encoding 2-oxoacid:ferredoxin oxidoreductase subunit beta, producing the protein MSANIEQGNGGNVAATIKLTRKDYVSDQEVRWCPGCGDYAILAQIQKVMPELGIKRENTVFVSGIGCSSRFPYYMNTYGFHTIHGRAPAVATGIKAANPELSVWVITGDGDALSIGGNHLIHAIRRNLDINIILFNNRIYGLTKGQYSPTSEFGKRTKSTPYGVIDYPLNPLSVALAAESTFVARSVDTFTAHLQDTVTRAMKHKGVSFVEVYQNCNIFNDGAYDMIKANDAKDERMIELKHGEPLVFGKARNKGIRMRSDMHLEVVELGDGISTSDLITHNEKATDSYLAYMLSRMEYPDYPVPIGVFRNVEKPTYEDMLEDQINSVIEKMGPGNLEKLMHSGDTWVIE
- the sucC gene encoding ADP-forming succinate--CoA ligase subunit beta, coding for MKIHEYQGKQLLAKYGVTVPRGVVVTSVDEVPAAVEQLGLPVVVKAQIHAGGRGKGGGVKLAKTAEEAKALAGQILGMNLVTHQTGPEGRLVRTLLIEEGLKIKQEFYLGIVLDRAISQLVFMASAAGGMDIEEVAAHEPEKILKEAIDPAVGLTAFQARKLAFGIGIPNESINKAVKFMTALYKAFVESDASLAEINPFLLTEDGELYALDAKLNFDDNALFRHKDYEALRDLNEEEPLEIEASKHDLNYIKLDGNIGCMVNGAGLAMATMDIIKLAGGEPANFLDVGGGASQERVENAFRILLSDKNVKAVLINIFGGIVRTDMVASGVVAAAKNLGVNIPVVVRLEGTNVELGRKVIEESGLNFTTASGMKDAAEKVVALAG
- a CDS encoding type II toxin-antitoxin system HicA family toxin, giving the protein MPRKIRQLIAELENAGFLNRGGKGSHRNFSHPKGVRITISGKLGDDAKAYQEHAVKEAIRESKK